A stretch of DNA from Triticum dicoccoides isolate Atlit2015 ecotype Zavitan chromosome 2A, WEW_v2.0, whole genome shotgun sequence:
TACTCACTCCATCcgggtctagatacatccattttactttttaaaaaaaatagatgCATCCATTTGAATGGCAACTAATTCCAAACGATATAGTTGACGCTCAAACTTGAATCTATTTAGATGTGCCTATACATCATCTACATACATCCTTTTTTTCTCTTCATGagaatctagatacattcatttgagtgACAACTAATTCCGGACGCTCAAATGAATGTATTTAAACGTGGCTAGATACGtccatttgagcgacaactaaTTTCAAATGAAgggagttttttttttttgcgtggCGATGAAGGAAGTATATACAAAGGAATCATAGCCAtttagaagtactccctccgtaaactaatataagagcgtttaaaatACTAAAATAATGATAtagacactcttatattagtttacagagggagtatttgtttcGGAGCAGATTAGAGAAAAATGAAACAAATGACTATGTAAGAAAGCGTGCGCTACAGCCGCAACGCACGACACCCAACGTTGCATCACACGGCATTGTACCGTTGTTGCCCCGCCAGACGATGGAATGCCGAATTGTTTGTGAAATAAGTACAAACGTGCAAAAACACTGGAATGAATGCATCGCTTCGTTCAGTTATCACAACAATACAGTTGTTGAGTTGTTTTCGCAGGGAAATGTAAATGTTATTTGTGCTCAGTTTAGCTATATGGTAGGGACGAGCATGAAGCTTGGCTATGGAGGATTTTGAATTGGGGCCAGTTCTTTTCAGGCGATTCTGGACAATCGTGGCTGGAGAATCAATATATAAGCTGAAAAGAAGTCGATCTGATTCTTCAAAATCACCAGAGAATCGCTAGAATCGCTAGTGCAATCGAAAAGCGCCTGCAACCCACGATTGTGGCGATTCTCGTCGCTCCCGCAAAAGAAGTCGATCTGTAGGTTAGATGTTTGGATCGTGCAAATGAATAAAATACAACTAGCGGTGTATTACAAGCATGTTTAGTTTAATTTCACTCAAGGGCATTACAGACATTTGAGCACATAACTTATCCCACAATCTTAGAGTACAATCTTAGAAAAGAACTCGATGGTTGATTTTGTGGGAAGCTGATCCCGTGGGAAGTTTCTCAGAATCTGATTCTAGAGAATCAAAAGCTGAAAAGAACTGGGCCGGCTGTCAGCCGTTTTATAGCTAACAGCTTGTGTGTCTCAAGTTACAACCTTACAAGCGACCGGCTGTCAGCCGTTTTATATGTTGCTTACGATTTATTTTTTTGAGAACCATATGCTGCTTAGAGAGGAGCTAGTCCTTGGCGTTGTAGCGAATCGACGGCTTGGGCTTCAGGCCCATCTTGATTGTTCGGGCCGAGCGATAATGGAGCTAACACTCCCTCTCCCTTGATGGCCGGCTTGTCCCCAAGCTAGAGCTCGAGGAAAACGTTGCCACAATTCCTCCAAATTTTCTCAAGTGGCCACTGTCTCCGGTTGATCCGACTAATGGATTAAACCTTGTGGAACTACATCATCACCACGACGATGGAAGCGCCACTGCGGCACATCAGAAGGAACAACAAACTGGGCATCTTGAGAGGGAAGATCAAAGTGTACCTAACAGTGTGGCCCAATAGCCAGCCCGAGTTGCGACACATGCAGCGCTGGGTGGATTTTACTCGCCGCTGACTAACTTGAGTTGCGACGCATGCAGGACAAGGTGGATTTTACTCGCCACTGGCAACTGAAGATGATAAGCGGATGCTACCGCTCGCTCAAGTACTTTGTAAGGGCCATAGTACTTAAACAACAACTTATGATGAGCACGAGCAGCGACTGAAGACTGAATGTATGGTTGCAGCTTCAGGCCGACCTAGGCGGTATTGCCTATTTGGAACTTTGGATTTTTGTACTCATTGTATTCGCATACTCGAATTGCAAACCCTTATAAAAAACATGCTCCAAAGCTGTCAATTAATTTCCGCGTGCACAAGGGGGGGAGGCCATCGAGGGAACTACATGCCTGACTTACAAACATTATCATGATAATGAACACATACTTCCATCAACATTATGGAAAAATCAAACTATGTATGTCTTCCACTTATTTGGCTAATATTGGTTACAATTTGGAGATATTTATTTGCAGCGAGATAGCtccctacatcttgccaaccaacggatcaagtgtggatatccaCTTGTTGTAGTCCATAGGAGAACCAGAGTCACTGAGTGGTATGCCATTAACAAAGTAGTAGGGTGTCCCGGTGACGCCTCGTGCACAACCAAACTACAAAACGGAGAAAACACATGGTGAATATTGCGGCTAGAACAATAATATGACATATAATGCGATACAAGTTCAACAAACCTTGAAGGAAATCCTTGTGGCCTGATCTGACTGTGAGTCGTTGAAGCCCGCTCTGTATGCTGCCAAGTTGGCCTCACCAATGACAGGGGCGACAAGGTTGTTAGCTATTTCGGCGACCACCGCTGCTCTTGTTTTGGTGTATGTCGGCATGTTGTAATAACCCTCCTGAAATGTTACCATCCTTTAACTCCTTGTGATCTTATTGTGTGTCTTACATGTTGTTACCAATTTAAGAGGTATTTATCCCTTGGACACAAATGAAAGTGTCATATAATTGTGCTTGATGTATGCACTAGAAAAGCCATGGTGGAAAAGCTAGCTATGGAATATGAGCTTTTGCTTGTATAGATGGTGCTTGGCATGGACAAAAAAACATTGCATGGTGGTTTCATCCAATGGGATGTGAGCAGGGTGCTTCTCGGTTCCCTCTCTTTGCCTCAAAAAGCTGCATTACACTGCACCTAGTAGTGGTTCCAAAGCAATACCTAGTCAGCTCCATTCAACAAAAAAAAGCAACACCACCTCTCCTACGGTGAATATTACCGAAATACCCCTCATCTTTTCAAAATGTTGTGCTTGattttctcctctctctctctctctctctttttgcacCTTTTGAAGTGTGATATTACAGTGGGTAATAAAGAAGCAGGCAGGCAAGAGATAATTAACCTGGTATTTGAAGAAGTTTTCGAGCAGGGGATACACGGCTGACGCATTTAGCTTGTGCACCGTGTGGATcgaccggcaagccatgaaggcgcTGCTGTGGTAACTGCAAATTTCACAGAGAAAATCACGTCACAAATTAAACCAGTAAAAGTTTCATCAGAGTTACTCCGGGagctagtgaaaataacatgtttaTGATTTTTGTAAGCCAAAAGCGGCCAGGTTATCAAATAAAATAATGAAAGATTTTTTAAAATTTCTTTTTGTGGGGATTTTGTTTCCTGAATATGACGGATGATGTAAACTGAGTTTCTAATGAAAATTTCtacctttttttttcctttttccccaAACATCGCTCTCATTAGACGGTTTGCTTCTGAATACGAAGAAtgaagattttttttgaatttctttttGCGGGGATTTTTGGTTTCTGAATATGACGGATGATGTAAACTGAGTTTCTAATGAAAACTTGtacctttttttcccttttttcccaAACATCGCTTTCATTAGATGCTTTGCTTGCTTAATAAATACCAAAATCATATGGTACTAAATCATACCGTCAACAAGTTTTTAGTTGTATCAATGATGTTGTGATGACTTGCACCTCGATCATATGTCTTATCATTGTGTGTTGCCTAATGCATGGTTGGGGCATCTTTTGTTTCCCCCTTTTTCTTTTGTGAGTGGAGGACGATTGGATTGGATTGACATGAGCAAAAAGCAGCCCATATTTTGTTCCAGGAATACACAAAAGATATGCAGCGCCTGCGTGGAAGAATTTTTGTTCTCTCTAGCTATCACAAAACTCGACCACGCTCCGGTTGGAAAGTAGGTGAGATGTAACAGATTTTAATACTGACTATAAGACCAGTTTAGTTTGGTGTGTCcatagaaaaataataaaatctttCCCTTTAATTACCATTGTGCCACCCGACGCAGAACTTGTATTTTTTACGGGCAAATTAAAAACAGAATACACTAGAGTGAAATGGACGGTAGTGAGGTTGGAAAAGGATCCATGTTTTCAGCCCACACTCCTCTTGGTATGTGTGGGCTAGCTAGACCTGGCCTGACACGTCTGAGCACAAGCGAGTCACAATTGATCGGACGTGTTCCTAGTCATTTGGAATTTTTGGTTGGATTTTACCCGCCGAATTCACAGGCAATTACTTATACTGACCGAAGCAGGCCACGGCTgaatttgctactccctccgttccaaactatttgtcttagatttgtctagatacggatgcatCTAGCATTAAAATGAGTCTAGCATTAATCCGAGACaaataattcggaacggagggagtagaaagtaGAAACCGAGGTGGAAGAATCAGACTGAGGAAAGAAAAAGAGAGGATGGTTTTGATGGTTGACTGGGCGCGTGACTTACGGGAGCGGGAAGAGGTGGACGACGACGGCTACGCGGCGGGCGCCGTAGTGGGCGGCGGCCCTCTGCAGCGGCGGCCAGGCGTCGCGGCTGTCGGGGCAGACGGGGTCGAAGAAGGCCTCGACGACCACCGCGTCGCCCCACGCCGGCGCGGCCGACTTCCCGCCGTACAGGAACCCGTCCGCCCTAACCGGGATCGGCAGCTGCGCGCCACAGCGCCCGACGACGGCCGCCACCGCCACGAGCAcgagcagcgccgccgccgccggcacacgGTGGCGGCTGGGCTCCATCGATCACGATCACGATCGCTCTGCTGGGGCTGGGCTACCCACTGGCTTGCTTGCTTGGGTGTTTGGCTGGTAGCTCGCTGGTGAAGTAACAGGAAGTGAACACAGCTGAGCTGAGGTATATATTTGGATGGAACAAGATGGAGTAGACGATAGAGCGGAGGTCGTTAGGACGACTGATGATAGCCGAGCACGGCGAGTGCACGCACACAGGCAGCCAAAGGTGCACATTATTATGTATAGACGCAGAGGCAGACATTTCGCCGAAAGCGAGGACGTCcttttttgttcattttgatgacaagtatttccggacaaagGGAGTACGTACTACACCTAAAACGAAGGAAGTGTGATGTATGTGATCAAGTCGGATGGGAGACTCCACGTATCTGTTTCCACTTGCTTTGGGTTTTTCCGCGAGCAAGTTGAGAAGAACAGACAATTCTTCAGCGAAGAAAAGTCACTTTGATAGATGCTTCTTCTCAAGGACAAAAGGAGAAGACATGGCAATGATCCTGCCCAAATTTACTACCCACCGTGCATAATACGGAGTCGTTTATTTACTTCCCAGTACTTACTTATATTGAACTAAAAAACACGACAAGAACACCGGCATCAGTAAAGAAGTAACAGCTTTTGCAGTTACACAATCAGCAGTCCCAATACAACAGCCCGGCCCAGCCAGACAACCAAATGAGCCGACGAACAGCCAGGATGAATGAGCTTTCTGCTCTGGGCTTCCTCTTAAGAATCATAGAATATGTAAGCCAGTGGTACCAACAAATATACTCACTCACGGTCGATCGATCGATGAACACAAGCATCGCCAACCGCTCACCCTTATTCAGATCTGTTCCTCGCACCACCCCCACTAGCTGGGCGTGCGGTGCAAGGCCTTTTGCAGAAATTGCGACGCCAAAAACAGAAATCATCACCTCCCGTGTGAAACCACGCTCTCTTCCTAGTGTTCCGAGCCACCCAGGTCGCCCCATCTCACCTTGTACTTGGCTGCCAGGTAGTGGGCGCCCACGGGCCCGCGGCTCCCGTAGGGGTATAGCTCGGGGGCCATCCGCTTCTGCTCCAGCTCCTTCAGGAGGGGCGTGAAGAGCTCCCACGCCGCGTCCAGCTCGTCCGACCGGATGAAGAGCCTTCGCTCTCCTTCTATCGCGTCGAGCAGGAGCCTCTCGTACGCATCTGGTATCTCCTTGGGGTACCTGAGGCAAAATTTATAATAAGACTTCACAGATTACGACCAAGCGTTTTACTAAGAGACCTACGCTGCTACGAAGTAGGACGAGTGTACAAAACAGCGTATCTCCAAAGGAAAATTATTGCAAAGTATCACTGGAAAAATAAATTGTTGGGTAAATttcaaagcagcagcagcagcagcactgaAGACACCACTTTGGTTGACAAAGCCATGGCCTCTTGCATTCACAATGATGTACATGGGCAAAACATCGAATTGCTATTAGTTATCACTTAGCATGAACTAATTGAATGGGACGGACTTAAAAGGGGGCATTTGAACATATTATAAAGAAGGGCTGTAATAAACTGGATGGATTTACTATTTCATATTGAGAAGTTTATCCAATTCATGGAGTTTGATCAAACACCATATACAGTTTctccaaaataaaatatgatatccaATAAAACTTTGAATGTCCGAGTTTATCCATTTTCTTAATCGCCAGGAGACATCTCAGACTACACATCTCACTTACGAAGGCAGCCTAAGCCCTAGACAAACAAATAAAACAAAGAAGGATAAATGCTAGAGCTGCGGTTTTTTGTCTAATTGTCTACATGCAAAGAGAGGAGCTTCTTATGCACAACGTCAGAATTAATACTTCATCTTACCTTGCTGCATAGTGAAGATTCAGATTACTCCTATCTAGTCTCATACCAAGACCAGGAATCTTGTTGTTAATCTTTAGGTAAATTCCTTCATCTGGTTGCACGCGTATCACAAGTTCATTAGTAGCCCTGTCAAGATCGGTTCCAAAAGACCCCTTGTAGAGATTTCCAGGAACATGTCGAAACTGTACTCTAATCTCAGCCCTGAAATTTGTTCAATTGT
This window harbors:
- the LOC119353025 gene encoding uncharacterized protein LOC119353025 encodes the protein MEPSRHRVPAAAALLVLVAVAAVVGRCGAQLPIPVRADGFLYGGKSAAPAWGDAVVVEAFFDPVCPDSRDAWPPLQRAAAHYGARRVAVVVHLFPLPYHSSAFMACRSIHTVHKLNASAVYPLLENFFKYQEGYYNMPTYTKTRAAVVAEIANNLVAPVIGEANLAAYRAGFNDSQSDQATRISFKFGCARGVTGTPYYFVNGIPLSDSGSPMDYNKWISTLDPLVGKM